DNA from Roseimicrobium sp. ORNL1:
GGCGTAGCCGGTAGCGCCTGTCCCTCCGCCACCCGTGATTTCCACGTAGGGAGCTCCCACATATCCACTGCCTCCGCTGCCAACCGAGAGGCCAGACACGCCGTTGCCCGTGGGCGCCAGCAATGCCTCGGCGAACGTGATATCAAAGCCATTGGTATCCACCACGGCACCGCCGTTGAAGGTGCCGAAAGCCGCATTGACGTAGGCGGCAGTCACGGATGTCGGCAGGAAAGTCGTGGAGGAAGCGGAGGCCTTGAGCGTGCCACCGTTGAAATTGATGTAAGACGTCGCGCCGTTCGCACTGGTCACGGGGTGCGTGATGAGTGTCCCAGCATTGAGGTTGAGGCTGGCAGTGATGGTGTTGGCACCTCCCTGTCCAAAGGAAATGTTCCGGCCCGTGTTGTCCACGGTACCGCCGGCCACCGTCATCGCGCCAAACGTGTTCGTGCCGGTGTAGCCCAGCGCGATGTTCTGTGATGCCGCATTGTGGATCACGTTGCCTCCTGTCACCGTAAACTCCCAGCGGTTGTTGCGGAGGATGATGTATTCGTCCGAGTTCAGGGAACCGCCGTCCACCCGAATCACGGAAACGGAGCTGGTGCCCGTGCTGTTGTTTTCCACCCGGTGAGTGGTCACCGAGCCTCCATTGGAAATGAAGAGTCCGCCGTACCCGCCGCCGCCGAGGAGCACTCCGCTGCTGATGGTGGAGGTAGTCGATGCCACCGTCCCGCCATTGACGACGATACTCCCCGCCCCCGTGGCGTTGCCACCCGCCGTAAGCGTGGTGGAGCTATAGCTGCCTCCCGGCGCCACGTAGAGCAGCCCCTTGGTGCTGGCATTGCTTCCCACCGTGGTGGCTCCCACACCATTGTCAAAAATGCCAGTGATGGCCAGCACGCCTGCGTTCACAGTCACGGCCCCAGTCATGCTGGAAGAACTTCCCGACAGCGTAAGTACGCCATTGCCTGTTTTTGTAAGGGCAAGCGTGCCGGTGGAGCCATTCCGCAAGATCCCGCTGAAGAGGGTGCTGGTGTTGTTGGCACCCGTCGTAAGCGTGATGTTGGCCGTGCCGTTGTTCTCCACAATACCCGCGCCCGCGAGTGAACCGATGGCATTGCTCAGGCCATTCAAGCGCAGGATGCCGCTCGCACCCACCGTGTAGGCGGACGCCACGCTAAACCGATTGGCGGACCCCGATGCCTGCAGCACTCCTCCGGTGATGGTGGTGCTGCCCGTGTAGGTGCCTGCTCCCGAAACGGTCAGGATCCCCAGCCCCGTTTTCTCGAGATTCCCCGAACCCGAAAGGGCGCCGCTGATCGTCAGTGAAGAACCATTGGCCCCCGTGCCAGCCACGCTCCACGTTTGATTCGCCCCTAGAATGAGAGCCGCAGAGATGGTGATCGCGCCGGCGTTGTCCGCTACCTCAATGCCGACTCCAGAGGAGGAAGGTGCGATGGTGAGGGTACTCGATGATGGAGTCCCCGCCGCGATGGTCACTGAGGTCACACCCGCCGGACTCGCGATGAACCGGAGGTTATTGATGGTGAAGTTCGCATCCAGCGTGGTCGCGATGGTGGGACCAGTCACATTCTGCGCGCTGAAGATCACTGTGCTGGCAGCGCCCGGAGTGCCGTTGGCATTGATGGTGCCTGCGAGATCCGTGGTGAAGTTGGTATTCACACCGCTGATCCCCATCCAGCTGTTGTTGATGCCGCCCCTCCAATAGAAGTCACCCGTTGAAGCCACTGCGTTGAGTCTCACGAAGGTCGGATCGACCTGGAGGCTGAGAGTCACGCCGTTGAGCGTTCCTGCCAGTGTGCCAATCGAATAGGCGGCATTGTTGAGTCCACCGGAAGCCGTGAGGAGATTGTAGGTGCCGGCGCCGAACCCGGTGAGCCCTGTCAGATTAAACACAACGCTGTTGGCCGTGATGGCGGCCAGGGCGGTGTTGAAGCTGTCATAGGCACTCGTGGATCCCAGTTCCATGCCCAGCGTGGCGATGCCGCTTCCCCCACCCAGATTCAGGGGACCCGAGCCGAGGTTCACGGCCTGTCCCACGGTATTGACCGTGTTCAGCGTTCCTCCGCCGGCAACGATCACGCCGGTGGTGGACAATCCGGAAGCAGCTGCCCCGGTGATACTCAGGACACCGGCGTTCACCGTAGTGGTGCCCGTGTAGCCAATGTTTGCCCCGGAGAGCGTCAGCCCCGAGGTGATGCTGTCCTGGGTGATGTGCGTCACATTGGTGCCAATGTCCGCGCTGATGAGGGTAGCCACCGTGGCGAAGCCATTGTTGGTAATCGAACCGGTGTGGTTCACCGCCGCCGTCGTCATCTGGATGACTCCGGTGGTGCCCATGTTGCCGATGACCACATTACCAGTGCCCGTGATCCCGCCCGTAAGCGTGAAGTTCCCGGTGGTGCCCAGCTTGCCGATGATCAGATTGTTATTGAGGATGATGCCTCCGGTCAAAGTGGGAGCACCCGTGGTGGCGCCTCCAAGAATCGAAAGCGGACCCGTACTGCCTGCCGCCACCGTGATGGTCTGGGCATACGTTTGTGTATTCTGGATGTTGAGTGTGGCTGCCTCAGAGCCGGAGGTGTCACCCAGCGTGATGGCATTGGTGGCGCCACCCAGAGCACCCGCCGAGTTTCCAGTAATCAACGAACCTGCCTTAATCGTGATACCACCGGTGTAGGTGCTGTTGCCCGTGACGGTCAGCGCACCACGACCGGTCTTCACGAGTGCAATGTTGTTTTCATTCGCTCCCGCACCGCCGAATACTCCCGCGTAGGTGCTGGCGCCGGCCTGGTTCACCGTCAGCGTGGAGACGGAAGCATTGCCGCCCACAACGGCATTGGCGGTTCCGCTGCCGGAGCTCGAGAATTCCGAAACCGTCTGATCCGAGATGGAGGTAGCGCTGCCCAACTGAAGTACCCCGGACGTGGTGCCGCTCCCGATAACTAGGGCCGCACCGGTATTGAGGCGATTGTTCCCACCTTCCAGGATGAGGCGCCCGTTCGCCACGGTAGTGGTGCCCGAGTAGGTGGTTGCTTGTTGCAGGGTCAGTGAGCCGGCGCCTGCCTTGGTGAATGCGCCCGGGCCACCCCCGCCGAGAGCAGTGGTAAGAACAAAACTGCCTGCATTGGTTTCAAGGATGCCTCCACCTTGCAGCAGAGTTAGCGTGCGGCCACTCAGGTCGTCAGCGAAGACAGTTCCAAGACGCAGGGTGCCACCGGCAAATACGATCGAGCCACTGTTGCCGCCAATGTTGTCCAGATCACCAATCTCCAGCACACCTTCGTTGATGGTGGTCTTCCTCGCTCCGCCACCCGCGGTGTTTATTCCAGAGAGGATCAAGGTACCGCGACCCGCCTTGGTGATGTCCGCCGTGGAAGTCAGCTTGGAGGAGATGGTAGCGGTCAGAACCGGAGTTGCCGCAGCAGCGGAGGGATTCACCACGTGGATCACATACTCATTGGTGCTTCCAACGGCGATGCCTCCGTCAAACCCGCCCAGTCCAATGCCGTGCACGCCCGTGGCGGTGGAGTTCAACGTGAACAGCAGCGCACCGCTGGTAAGGGTGAGGGTCTGGCCAGCACCGGTCCCATTCAGAGTAATCGTGGACGCGGCGCTCGCATTGTTATTGTGCAGCACGAGGCTGTTGATGGTTCCACCAGCTACCGGAGTGGGATCCGCAGTCAGGCTTTCACGGATGTTATCCGTATCGCCCTGCTTAGTGGCAAATGCATTGTACTCCGTGGTGAAGTCAAGCGGACGGAAGCCGGTGCCTGCCGTGTAAGTCACGAGGGAGTTACCCATGGCGGTAGGCGTGGTATTATCAACTGTCCCGTTCTGCCCAATGGCCCATGGCACGATGCTGATCTGCTTCGTGCCAGCGGCACCGCCTCCTCCCACAAGGTTGGCTGCCATGAAGGCGGTTTCATTGGCGCCGGTGCCAATGCGGAGCTGGGCTCGAGCATTCGTAGTACCACCAAGGTTGGTGCCACGAGCGTTCAGGGTGGCATTGTTGTTGCGCACAAAATCACTGGCAATCAAGTGAGTGACGGAACTGGTACTCCCCGTGGCATTCCCCGAGAAGTAGCTGGCTCCGGAATTGAACGTGAGCACCCCGATGGTCTCATTCTCACCGTTGTTATTGTTGGTGCGAATCATCAGACCGCGCACGATCGCTTCCCCACTGAAGGTGCCGTCCGCCGAGTTCAACGTGACAGCCACGGAGTCAGAGAGGCGATCGTTGGGAGAACTATCGTCATCGTTATCAATCAGGAAACTGCCTCCCTTGTTGACGGTGAAAGATGTCGCCTGGTTCATTCTTCCCACCGCGCCAGCAATCTGGAACAGGCCGCCATTCACAATCACGGAGCCTGTAAAACCGACGTTGTTATTCGTGAAGGCTTGATTCCCCGTGTTGGCAGAGCTGTCCTTGATGATTTGACCGCTCCCAACCAGGAGACCACCGTAGCTGGCGCCACCTTTGAGATACAGATTATTCGAACCAAAGTCCACCAGACCAAACATGAGTCCCGTGGTGGCAGTGCCACCCCCGAGGCCGCCGAAAGTTTCGTTGCCTTGAATCAAGAACGTGCTGGCGCGCTCGTCCGCGAGTGTCACCACGGAGTTGTCCCCAATGGCAAAGCCGCCCGAAGCAATCAGGGTACCTCCCTGGATGTCCGTGGGACCGCTGTAGATGTTGTAACCACTCAATGTCAGGGTGCCATCCCCCACTTTGGTCACGCCGGATCCACCGATGATCGCAGAAGAAACGGTGAGACTCTGCGCAGCGTTGTCCATGGTGAAAATCATTTCCCCCGCCACGGAGCTCAAGGTGCCGCCGGAAATCGAATGCGGCGAAGCAGTGGAGACGTTCTCAGTCATCAGCAAGCCGCCACTGGCAATGTGAAGATAACCGCCGGGGTTAATGTTGAGGTTCATCGCCGCGTTGGCATCCATCCGAAGGCTGCCAATGCCGGTGAATTGACGTGTGCCGGACACACTCCCTACATTGGTGATATGCTGTCCGGCTGCCCACAGCGCCATGCTGTCCTGTGCGGTCGTAGTCACCGCAATGATGCGATTGGTGACATCTTCCTTGGCGGCGAAGTTCACCTGGCCGGACGCATCCCGCACCGTAGCCCAGCCACCGAGAATGCCATTGGTATTCGTCGTGGTGGTGGTGATGCCGCCCAGAAGAGGCAGCTCAAAGCGAATCGTGCCGTCGTTGGCCAGGCTTCCTCGCGTGATGGCGCCCAGGTTCACCGTGGTGGCGGTGCCATTACTATTCACGTCCATCTTGTTCGCACCGCCGCCGCCCAAGGTGAAGGAAGATACTGTCATCGTTGTCGGGGCGGACGCATTGCCATTGACCGTGAGAGTGCCGCCGCGCATATCCAGACCGCGACTGTCCGGGATCTTCTTGGTATTATTCACCGTGTAGTCGAGGATCAGATTGCCCGCATCAATACGTGTCGCCGCAGCGGTCAAACCGGTCAGTCCGCTGTTGTCTCCGGAGAGGGTGACGTCTCCCAATCCTTGCTTGTAGATCACGGCGCTCCCCGCCAGGTTCGCTGTGATCTCACCGCGATATACGCGGATACCCTGGGTATAGTCCGTCGTTCCGTTGTTGATCGTGAGGGTGCCACTGCCGAGAACTCGTCCTTCGAATCCTGTCGCAATGGCCCCGAGCTCAAGCCGGCCCGTGGTCATGCTGAACGTGTTTGTATTCAGGGTGCCGATACCGGTGGTGGTACTGTCCGCGATGATGAAGCCTTCCGTTCCATTCGCGTTGTTCACGCCACTTACGTCATTGGCATTCAGGTTCACCACGGCTCCCCCACGAATGTAGAGGAAGCTGCTGGTCCCTGCCGGATCGAATGGCGCCCACACCCCTGTGCTATTAAGGTTGACCACGGTGGTCGCTCCCGTGATGACGATGTCATCCCCAGGTGCCAGGGCCACATTCTCCGCAGTTACGGTCCCTCCGTTGATCAAGAGGTCGTCCACGGGTTGAATCGCTCCTCCCGTGAACATCCATGCGCCCGAGTTGACCACCAGGTCCCCGCCGGATCCAGATTGGGTGAATCCGCCGGACAGCACATTTTGTCCAGTGCTTGTGCCTGCCAGATTGAGGACGCTGTTGGCGGTCGCTGTGACGAGGCTGACGGGTCCTGAGAGAATCAGCTTCGCCCCTCCTGTCCCGTTCGCATTGATCGTTCTGCTGGCCGTCATCGCGATGGCGCCCCCCAGTTCCAGCGAGTTGTTCCCAGAAAAGGTCAGGGTGCCATTCAAATTGATGGCATTCATGACCGCGTTTGCGCCGGTCAGATTCGTGGAAGCGCTCAGGGTGGCGGAAACCATGGTCAGGGCGCCGGTGCCGATGGCGTCCTTGTGACCGAAGCGCAGACCACCACCGCTCAGCGTGGTGCCTCCGGTGTAGCTGCTCGCGGCATCGATCTGCAGGGTGCCAGCGGTGCCGGTCCAGACGGAGAGATCGTTGATGGTCAGACTGCGTGGTCCGCCGACTCCGCTTTCGCTGATGCCTGTGCCGGTGATCACGGCCACGGAGGTGGCCGCATCGCGCACCTCAATCCGGCCATTATTCGCGAGAACCACACCACCACTGAAGATGGGGGTACTGTTCGTCCCATCCGCAAGGAACAGCCGGATTTCACCCGTGCTACCCGCGCTGCCCAGAGTCAGCGTGCCGCTGTTGTTCACGCTGAAGACATCCGTGCCGGAGGTGCGGTCCGTATGCCACTCCAGGATGGCGGCGCCTGCGGCACTGGCGACGGTGATGTTCTTGGCGATGTTGTAGGTGACTCCGCCTGCGCCGGTGTAGGATATCTTGCCCAATTCCGCGTTGATGGCGCCAGTTCCGAGAGCGTTCGCATTGCTGGCAATGATCGTGCCGCGCAGGAGGTTGAGCGCGCCGCTCCATCCGCTGTTGTTCCCGCTGATGGTCAGGGTCCCGGTAATCTGGTTGCCGCTGCCTACTGTGTTGATGCTGTCCACCGTGATGTTGCCGGTGCCGCTCACCAGGCCGGTGAGGTTGATGGATCTGGCGGTGGTAGTCAATACGGCGGAATTCAAGTCCCTCATGTTGATGAAGGAGTTTGCAGCCACACTGATGGCCCCGCTGTAGGTCTGGGTATTCGCCCCGGCAGACAATGCGCCGCCACCGAGAGTGATGCTGTTGATGGTGGTGCTGGAAGCGCCATTGAAGAAGAAGGCGCCTCCGTTCACGGCGACACTGGCCACGTTGTTGTTCGCCACGGTGCCAAGTGCTCCCACGTTACTGATCTCAAGCGAGCCGCCTGTCACAGTGAAGACGGTGGTGAGGCCGGTGTTGAAGGACACATCCGCCACACCGGACAACAGCACCCGTCCAGCACCAGCCTTCGTCACATTGGCACTTCCCTGGAGAGCTCCGGAGATGGTCAGCAGTGAGGCGGGATCGACGACGGTCCACGTCTGTGCGGCGCCGAGTGCGAGAGGAGCGGCAATGGTGACGGAGGGTGGCGCGCCTGCCGAGAGCGTGATGCCCGTGGAGGAGTTGAGCGGAGCAATCTCCAGCCGGTTCGTGGCAGAGGCACCGGGACTGATGGTGACCGAAGTGGGCGTGTTCGCCGGGGTAGTGCTGGCTTCGAAGGTGAGCGACTGGATTCTGAAATTCTGCTCCAGCGTGGTGGTGATGGCGCCTGTCGGGGCAGTGTCCGCCACAAAGACCACGTCGGAACCCGTCGTGGGGATGCTGGTGGCAGCGGCAGAGCCAGGTTTGTTCGTGGACCAGTTCGCCACATCGTTCCAGTTGTCAGCCGCTCCGTTTGCGGACCAATACAGGCTTCCAGTGATGAGCGAGCCGGTGGTGATGGAGATGGCGGTGTCCGTGGCGTTCAGCGTGATGGTGCTGAAACCGGTGGGTGTAGCACCCAGCTGCCAGCCGCTGACACCCAGCACTCCGAGGGTGAGACCACCGCTGGCAGAGGATATCAGGGTGTACGTGGTATTGGCACGCAGACCAGTGTCCGTGAGGTTGAGCAGGATCGTGTTGTCCGCGAACAACGAGAGGCCCAAGCCTTGGAGCGCCAGGCGGTCGGTGTTGAGATTGTCGCCTGCGGCAAGTTTGTCCCCCACATTGAGATTCAAGGTGGCGGTGACGGTGCCTGATTCGCCCAAGGAAAGCGAAGTGAGGTTGGTGAGCTTGGTTCCGGTACCGTCCAGGAGGCTCAGGGTGGAGCCACCACCAACCGTGACGCTGGTGATGACCGAAGTGTTGGCAATGGCTCGGGTGACGGAGAGCACGCTGTTGGCATTGGTGACACTGAGGCCTGTGGTGCCATTCAGCGCCGCGCCAATATTCATGGTGCCACCCGTGACGGAAGTGGTGCCCTGGTAGGTCAGGTTCACCGCTGGTCCAATGGTCGCGACACCTGTTCCTGTCTTGACGACGGACAGTGCGCCGGAGCCGGAGTCCGTGATGGTATTCACGCCCGTGCCTGCGGTGCCGATGTTCACCGCAGCATTGTTTCCGCCGAAGACGAGGGCGGAGGTGGTGCTGGAGGTGTTGTCGATGATGGAGTTTCCAGCGCCATTCATCGTCAGACCATTGATGGTCTCCAGGCTGCCGTTCATGTCGAGCGTCGCGGTCACGCCTGCGGCCGGATTGAAGACCACATTCCCCTTCCCTGTCCCGTCGGGAATCACTTCATGGATGTCGGAGCTGTCGAGGATGACCTTGCCACTAAGGATGTTTGTGGCGCCGGTGTACGTATTGGCCCCGCGGAGGGTGAGTGTTCCAGTACCCGCATACGAGATGCCGAAATTGGTCATCGTCGTGCTGATGATGCCATTGATGATGGTGTCGCCCGTGCCATCAAACGTGACGCCCGTGCTGGTGGTTCCGGCGGTGGCGGAGTAGTTGCCGTTGATCTGCAGCACTTTTCCGGAGACGATGTTGTTGCGAATGATGCGGCCGGAGCTCGTCGTCGAAGGGTCGATCCAAGCACCGTTCAGGAACAGGCTGTATTCGCCGAAAAAGGTGGCGATGGTGCCGCTGGTGGCGGATTGGGTGACGGTATTCGTGAGCGTACGATCCGCTCCGTAGGCGAAGACGGCGCCGTTGCTGATGGTCAGCGTCCCGGTTCCCAGCGCATTGTTATGTCCGATGCCGATCGCTCCGGCAGTGACGCTTGTTCCGGCGGTGTACTGATTGTCTCCGGTGAGGATCCAGGTGCCCGGTGCATCATGCGTGATAGCCAGCGTTCCCCCAGTAGGATCATTGGTGAGCTGGCTGGTGATCATGTTCTCGAAGTTGTTCGAGCCGCGCAGGAAGAGTGTCTTGGCGCCGGTGATGCTCGCATCATTTTTGAGATTGGTCAGGATGAGGGCTCCGGTGCCGTCGGCGAGGATTTGCGTGTTACCCGTGGTGGTATTGATCTGGATATAGCGGTCGCTGACTTCTCCAGCCCCCGTGTACACGAGGACTCCCGC
Protein-coding regions in this window:
- a CDS encoding autotransporter-associated beta strand repeat-containing protein; the encoded protein is MKHLRRFRRPLGWFMTLLVAFWQIASTVPAGAVTLYWDTDGSTTLNNVDGTNIGGTGTWNTSTPNWWNLGSLVNWPNTNVDHAVFAGTPGTVTVAPGIIVNRLTFQSGGYVFNGAPLTLAGTTPTLYSYAGTSTRINTELQGTAGLTKTGAGAVYLNGPNTYAGITTINNGTLVVGSSNALGSDSSTVTVAVGNNLGGLYLAGSGYNTGFTLSRNVSISGGGGGGGAGAAAINGNALISNGNNTITGSLTAIPNVGTTNTGLTSVAGMLTLGDVAIGGTAVSQYTTFGSANSMGNYRITGALSGTGSIQKAGSGTLILEPSSSTGFSGTIRLTAGSLRLSSGSALGTNTGTTTNATIDLNGGVLELRADGGTIAMGKNVNLTNSTTIFVGRGVGGSGVNGTFTFGALSFLDNEDITFNGRSGYGISFTSALLTSTADGPTTFTNNLSGLLSINGNFWNYGETDTARSFTIAGNGNTLITGNILATNAQAHGIIKTGTGTLTLTGTGSTYTGATSVSGNGTIAISDFRAITNNTAVINLGATTTAGTLNIIGNNLVLADVTTSKAINLAGTSGGGIILANQTGTSPGLVFNGTFTAAGAVGDAKVLTLGGSNTADNTINSVIQNNAAGGLVSVTKADAGTWVLAGNNTYTGATTITNGILKLKASAAASDIIKETGTNDITFNANATTQSAGGVLEFMGMNGVATTETLSDLTTTAGMGTIRLVSGGGGAAANLIFTSLVAPGKAGGLNFVITAGGGGTITLTGVATSTATTLAGNGHFYINGADFARSNGGVLVAPVYGTDAGFVNAAAGAATLTAASHNLITGNITAQTAISITSLKMTTNTLTLTGNLTVNTGGAANDGGILVTGGNTASITGGGLTTGGAGTLVFRVDGASDVLTLNTPMLSGTTGGFTKNGAGTLVLTGNNLQVGATTINEGTVRLSGVSARLSGSSTTTDLAVRQGAVLDLNGVSTGTAIRSLNGAGTITNGTSSTAATLTLGNNTGTGTFTGVITDGSGGGALSVTKIGTGAMTWNGPSTYTGVTTIGSTGLVSVNTLSNIGAASSIGSGNNTSEATNAASLVFDGTTGGLNYTGAATISTDRLFTLNGSAASSGVQIANASAINAALVFSNTGAIRFGANATVAQTIILAGASTGENQFNPQITDNASLKTSLVKNGAGTWILGNSNNTYTGTTTITDGILQAVDGTSLSNGSGLLLGATTTSGIFQSTGTFTRNVVQVASAGANTVSWNGTTGGGGFSATDGKLVVALGGLASPTALTWGTGGFVGTGGVQSLILSSATALGEVEFRNAIDLGGSTRTITVNDNTSTFTDFATMSGVISGSGGISKAGAGLLQLVGANTYTGPTLVTAGTLLVQSLGNSSVIGGTSSVGSTTGANLIANVLSLGNGGTGAGVLVYTGAGEVSDRYIQINTTTGNTQILADGTGALILTNLKNDASITGAKTLFLRGSNNFENMITSQLTNDPTGGTLAITHDAPGTWILTGDNQYTAGTSVTAGAIGIGHNNALGTGTLTISNGAVFAYGADRTLTNTVTQSATSGTIATFFGEYSLFLNGAWIDPSTTSSGRIIRNNIVSGKVLQINGNYSATAGTTSTGVTFDGTGDTIINGIISTTMTNFGISYAGTGTLTLRGANTYTGATNILSGKVILDSSDIHEVIPDGTGKGNVVFNPAAGVTATLDMNGSLETINGLTMNGAGNSIIDNTSSTTSALVFGGNNAAVNIGTAGTGVNTITDSGSGALSVVKTGTGVATIGPAVNLTYQGTTSVTGGTMNIGAALNGTTGLSVTNANSVLSVTRAIANTSVITSVTVGGGSTLSLLDGTGTKLTNLTSLSLGESGTVTATLNLNVGDKLAAGDNLNTDRLALQGLGLSLFADNTILLNLTDTGLRANTTYTLISSASGGLTLGVLGVSGWQLGATPTGFSTITLNATDTAISITTGSLITGSLYWSANGAADNWNDVANWSTNKPGSAAATSIPTTGSDVVFVADTAPTGAITTTLEQNFRIQSLTFEASTTPANTPTSVTISPGASATNRLEIAPLNSSTGITLSAGAPPSVTIAAPLALGAAQTWTVVDPASLLTISGALQGSANVTKAGAGRVLLSGVADVSFNTGLTTVFTVTGGSLEISNVGALGTVANNNVASVAVNGGAFFFNGASSTTINSITLGGGALSAGANTQTYSGAISVAANSFINMRDLNSAVLTTTARSINLTGLVSGTGNITVDSINTVGSGNQITGTLTISGNNSGWSGALNLLRGTIIASNANALGTGAINAELGKISYTGAGGVTYNIAKNITVASAAGAAILEWHTDRTSGTDVFSVNNSGTLTLGSAGSTGEIRLFLADGTNSTPIFSGGVVLANNGRIEVRDAATSVAVITGTGISESGVGGPRSLTINDLSVWTGTAGTLQIDAASSYTGGTTLSGGGLRFGHKDAIGTGALTMVSATLSASTNLTGANAVMNAINLNGTLTFSGNNSLELGGAIAMTASRTINANGTGGAKLILSGPVSLVTATANSVLNLAGTSTGQNVLSGGFTQSGSGGDLVVNSGAWMFTGGAIQPVDDLLINGGTVTAENVALAPGDDIVITGATTVVNLNSTGVWAPFDPAGTSSFLYIRGGAVVNLNANDVSGVNNANGTEGFIIADSTTTGIGTLNTNTFSMTTGRLELGAIATGFEGRVLGSGTLTINNGTTDYTQGIRVYRGEITANLAGSAVIYKQGLGDVTLSGDNSGLTGLTAAATRIDAGNLILDYTVNNTKKIPDSRGLDMRGGTLTVNGNASAPTTMTVSSFTLGGGGANKMDVNSNGTATTVNLGAITRGSLANDGTIRFELPLLGGITTTTTNTNGILGGWATVRDASGQVNFAAKEDVTNRIIAVTTTAQDSMALWAAGQHITNVGSVSGTRQFTGIGSLRMDANAAMNLNINPGGYLHIASGGLLMTENVSTASPHSISGGTLSSVAGEMIFTMDNAAQSLTVSSAIIGGSGVTKVGDGTLTLSGYNIYSGPTDIQGGTLIASGGFAIGDNSVVTLADERASTFLIQGNETFGGLGGGTATTGLMFGLVDFGSNNLYLKGGASYGGLLVGSGQIIKDSSANTGNQAFTNNNVGFTGSVIVNGGLFQIAGAVGRMNQATSFTVNKGGSFLIDNDDDSSPNDRLSDSVAVTLNSADGTFSGEAIVRGLMIRTNNNNGENETIGVLTFNSGASYFSGNATGSTSSVTHLIASDFVRNNNATLNARGTNLGGTTNARAQLRIGTGANETAFMAANLVGGGGAAGTKQISIVPWAIGQNGTVDNTTPTAMGNSLVTYTAGTGFRPLDFTTEYNAFATKQGDTDNIRESLTADPTPVAGGTINSLVLHNNNASAASTITLNGTGAGQTLTLTSGALLFTLNSTATGVHGIGLGGFDGGIAVGSTNEYVIHVVNPSAAAATPVLTATISSKLTSTADITKAGRGTLILSGINTAGGGARKTTINEGVLEIGDLDNIGGNSGSIVFAGGTLRLGTVFADDLSGRTLTLLQGGGILETNAGSFVLTTALGGGGPGAFTKAGAGSLTLQQATTYSGTTTVANGRLILEGGNNRLNTGAALVIGSGTTSGVLQLGSATSISDQTVSEFSSSGSGTANAVVGGNASVSTLTVNQAGASTYAGVFGGAGANENNIALVKTGRGALTVTGNSTYTGGITIKAGSLITGNSAGALGGATNAITLGDTSGSEAATLNIQNTQTYAQTITVAAGSTGPLSILGGATTGAPTLTGGIILNNNLIIGKLGTTGNFTLTGGITGTGNVVIGNMGTTGVIQMTTAAVNHTGSITNNGFATVATLISADIGTNVTHITQDSITSGLTLSGANIGYTGTTTVNAGVLSITGAAASGLSTTGVIVAGGGTLNTVNTVGQAVNLGSGPLNLGGGSGIATLGMELGSTSAYDSFNTALAAITANSVVFNLTGLTGFGAGTYNLLTASGGLNNAAYSIGTLAGTLNGVTLSLQVDPTFVRLNAVASTGDFYWRGGINNSWMGISGVNTNFTTDLAGTINANGTPGAASTVIFSAQNVTGPTIATTLDANFTINNLRFIASPAGVTSVTIAAGTPSSSTLTIAPSSSGVGIEVADNAGAITISAALILGANQTWSVAGTGANGSSLTISGALSGSGNLEKTGLGILTVSGAGTYTGSTTITGGVLQASGSANRFSVASAYTVGASGILRLNGLSNAIGSLAGAGIVENNGTANITLTTGANNTSTLFSGILRNGSTGTLALTKTGNGVLTLSGSSSSMTGAVTVNAGVLAITGIFDNGVGATTVGSNASTKGLLYVAPGGSYSSTTLTAGGNATGAGSIVVNGGTVASTTSTISSGVLLGGGGYGGLFISNGGSVTTHRVENNSTGTSSVSVIRVDGGSLNSDEYIILRNNRWEFTVTGGNVIHNAASQNIALGYTGTNTFGAMTVAGGTVDNTGRNISFGQGGANTITASLNLNAGTLITHPVTSANGATSYINFNGGTLKASASSTTFLPTSVTAAYVNAAFGTFNGGAVVDTNGFDITFAEALLAPTGNGVSGLSVGSGGSGYVGAPYVEITGGGGTGATGYAVVDLNPSSPTFGQVTAVVLTNPGVNYTSTPTVTLVGGGGIGASVSAAGLIANASGGLTKIGTGTLTLGGVNTYTGGTTVTAGTLALGVADSLADVGAVTVNGGTFNVATFNDTVGVVTLQSGGITGTTGVLTGSSYNFESGTVSAILGGTGNLNKSTSGTVTLSGANTFSGSVNLNGGVLAFSTAANLGNGSATNTLNFNGGTLNYTGAGTTALTAAQSVNVGASGATFDVSNATGVLTVAGNVTGSAGGDLVKTGTGTLVLAGTNNLGAGGATNVVAGTLRAGFGTNGTSSITVSGVGTFELVNNAAQTLTLQAGTPGALTLSGGATLGFELGAPSAGNYDAIIVAAGGTAMVNGIITLNLYNLGTMSAGTYNLISILGGGGGLNAANFVLGNAPAGFNYSINRTDTTVQLIASLLNRKYWNGFNFDGSWSSNIGGTTNWSTDAAGDALSPTTPGASDTVIFSAENAPSTSISTTLDGSRTIDSLQFISFPTGVTDVTIAQGSGGTLTISPATAANGIFVAANGGAIVISAPLIAAVTQTWSVDGTGISSLAVTGNTTFTGRVTKSGGGALTLSGNNSGTGGIDLMGGTLNINSATALGTGSFTIGTGTTINNTSAGGVMLSTNNTMLWEGDFTFTGTRDLNLGTGTVTMGASLIVNSIANTLTVGGVIGDGASDFTLTKAGAGALTLSGANTWSGGMVLNAGTLNMASSTALGTGLFTINGGTINNTSGGVLNLANYLMQWNGSFTFTGTNSMNMGTGAVTLGNNVTVTASANNLTVGGVIDDGASTFSLTKAGTGILTLTNNSTYGGATVIQAGTVTLGVDNALPTGTALTVGSGTTVATLNMGAFSQTVGGLNATAANTAGISNITVSSGETLTVNGNVLISNSTNNGVTNLTMAGGGALVVNGATITLGNHTTGGQASRANWNLSALSSFTANLTGALTVQLAGDNVPANISTLTLSNTANNITAASVTVGGSATGGQQALILGNGTNVINASTINLGTGSRDSGKIVFVGSGAGSVVIRNTAGTGRAAFNMGTGSATTGLAATNFFDVTGHNADLLLGAVNIGTQNRGISYDNVFSFDQGILDMTSLTMSTRTANSANGTPPLTRTTTSTMNLGGGTVNIQDGILALGRASGSYTTAGEPAPTMNATINITGGTVNIGQTGGVAIRMGEYTATGGSGTGSANGFVNITGGTVTVNGDIVRTSVANASATVTLNGSTAVLDMTGDDIGTATNQMTFNAQQGTLMNLGELNGGAGLTKSGLLLLILEGLNSYTGGTNVTGGVLQVGTNSTTGNLGSGTVNISDSNAIVRFNRNNTYTVTNQITGTGKVEQTGTGVTVLEGNNDYSGGTSINAGTLQVNSAGALGTVGEIKFASTGGILQYTANNTADYSARIANSSAAMRVDTNGQTVTYATALASTNTGGLNKLGAGTLRLGAANAYTGGTTVSAGTVVANNSAALGSGSVTVTSTGTLSIGDGSRLNVNVGGSLISSGTLQFDIFNRQDNSNPVANNDLLTLTSANAADTITLTGTLRVVDTTGTSATTWNVDDMWKLIDWAGFAGAVPSPSTSYAGFSTLDLPTLNNSGLKWNVITDNTGLYIAVAVVPEPSRMILLGLGFVLVTFRRRRRQA